The Skermanella rosea sequence TTCGTTTGGCAAGATCGCGGGCGAGCAGCCTTGCGAGCGCGGCGAAGCCTGGATGAGGCTTCTCTTTCGCCTGCGCTTTTTCGCGCGCTGCTCTGGTTTTGCTGGCTCGCATGGCCTGCCGCGTAAGCTGAATTCCTGATCGTCTTCAGAATGCGCCTCGCGGCTGCTTTTCTCTTGAGCACGGGCTGGTCACCGGCTTTGCATGCAACGATCCCGTGGCTTTCACCACGGGATCGAGGAGGCGGTTGACCTTACAGGCCGGGGCCGCGCAGACGGCGCTGGGCCATCGCAAGGCTCAGCGTCTCAAGGCTTGAGAGCGCATCGCGCCTTGCCTGCGAGCCAGCTTCGCTTTGCACCAGCTCCTGCTGGGCGGCGTGGAACAGCGCTTGCAGTTCAGGAAGGCTGCGGCCTTGCAGGCTGCCGGGAGTGATGATCCTCGTCATCGTGTCCTCCTTGGTTCTTCAGGCCCTGCCCATCAGGGCCTTTCGCGCTGCCAGACACACAAAATCGCGACAGAAAGGCCCGCCATGGGCGGCAAGGGCCGTGAGGACCGAAAGGAGGAGAGTAAGAGGAGAAGATGACCGGCGCTGCCAGGGTGCAGGCACGGATGCTGCGGGGCGTCTTTAACGTCACCCGAGGGCTGTGGATGCGTGGAAAGCGGCTCAGACCAAGGCGTTCAGCAGACTTACTTGCATTTGCAAATTTGCAGCCAGCCGGACGCAGATGTTATCATATAATTATATTATGGTAATTATTGCGAAGGAGAGAAATGGCTGGAAGCAAAGGGCCATTTGAGCCGACTGGCTTTACGATACTGTACAAAGAGCTTGGGACGATCAGCGTTGACGAGTTGGCGCACGCTCTTTGGGAAGACATCCAGGTGCTGAAGGACATCTACAACGTCCGTTATGTGAGAGCGCCGCGCCTCAAGATATTCGTGACCGACGAGCACGGCGACCAGATCAAGGTCCGCCGCCCCGGAGGCGGCTATGTCCATTACATGTACACGAACCACTTCAGGCCCGCCTGCAAGGACTACGACTTATAAGGGTCGCGGCGGACCGGAAAGGACGGAAGAGGATTGAAACTGCCTTGCTACATCGATCTGGATCAGGCTCGTCAGGTGCTCGCCGAAATGGGGCTTGAGCTCAACGAGCGGCAGATGAAGCGGGCGGCGGACAAGGACGCAACCGGCCAAAGGAAACTTCCCTTCTTCGTTGACCCCATCGATGGCAGGCTCAAGATCGAGAAGGGGACGCTGGTACGCATTTATCAGGAATTGCAGGCGCAAGCGGAAAATAGATCGAAGAACCGAGAACGGTAATATTGTTCTTGTATTTACAGAGTCCATGTTTAATCATGTTTAGCAATGTCAGATATAAGAAAAAGAACAGGCAGAAAAGGTACGACTTACCAAGTACGTTACCCGAGTAAAGCTTCTAAGACGGGCTATGCCTACAAGACCTTCACCACGCTGAAAGAAGCGCGGGCGTTCAGGGAAGATGCTGGCGCAAGATTGGCCAGCACGGCACTCAGCACAGAGATAAGGACAGTCGGTCAAGGCGTTCAAAAATGGCTCGACGTATGCGAACGGGAAGGCCGGAACGGCCGGGAGCCGGTGACGAAATACACGCTCGCCAATTACGAATACCGCGCCGGTATCATCAATGATTACGCCTGGGACAAGGAGCTCCATGAGCTGACCAAGCCGGACATCATCCAGTTTCGCTCATGGTTGCTGGAGCAGCACAGCAGGGACGTGGCGAACAAGGTTCTCACCTCCTTTCATTCGATGGTAAAGGAGCTCGTCGGTCGCGGCGCGCTCGCCTACGACATGGCGGACGGGGTCACGGTCGCGGCGACATCGCGCTATGACGAGCCGGTCGTCATCCCGAGCGAGCGCGAGATTCAGGAGCTGCTTGCCGCCGCAGATCGTCTCGCGAATGCGAGGAACCGCAAGACCCAAAAGACGTGGGAACGATACCGACCCATGCTTTACCTCGCCGTGGATTCCGGCATGCGGCCGCAGGAATATCTGGTGCTCGCGAAGGCGAGCATCAAGGAGACAGGGGTTGAGGTTGACCGGGCACTCGAAGGCGGCGGAACCGAGATCACAGTCACCAAGACGCGGGCCGGGCGCCGGTTTATCGACCTGAGCACGGACACGCTCGGTATGATCCGCCACTATGCCGACAACAAGTCCATCAAGAACGAGTACGATCTCGTGTTTCCGACGAACACCGGCAAATGGCAGAGCGTTCGCAACTGGCGCAACCGGGGATTTGCCAGCGTGTGTGAGGAAGCCGGCTTGATGGTGAAGGTAAAGGAGGATGGCGAGACGGTCGAACGTCCGAAGTACAAGCCTTACGATCTTCGCCATTTCTACGCTTCGATGCTGATCGACCAGCGGGTGAACCTGAAGCGGATACAGACCCTCATGGGGCACCGAAATATCCAGACGACCTTGAACGTCTATGGGCACCTGATCGAACGTGTTGAGGCCGCCCAGCAAAGTCCCGTCAGCGTGCTCGGCTGCATGCGGCAAAACTCATGTGGCAAGTCTGTGG is a genomic window containing:
- a CDS encoding tyrosine-type recombinase/integrase is translated as MASTALSTEIRTVGQGVQKWLDVCEREGRNGREPVTKYTLANYEYRAGIINDYAWDKELHELTKPDIIQFRSWLLEQHSRDVANKVLTSFHSMVKELVGRGALAYDMADGVTVAATSRYDEPVVIPSEREIQELLAAADRLANARNRKTQKTWERYRPMLYLAVDSGMRPQEYLVLAKASIKETGVEVDRALEGGGTEITVTKTRAGRRFIDLSTDTLGMIRHYADNKSIKNEYDLVFPTNTGKWQSVRNWRNRGFASVCEEAGLMVKVKEDGETVERPKYKPYDLRHFYASMLIDQRVNLKRIQTLMGHRNIQTTLNVYGHLIERVEAAQQSPVSVLGCMRQNSCGKSVANAS